In the genome of Cryptomeria japonica chromosome 8, Sugi_1.0, whole genome shotgun sequence, one region contains:
- the LOC131067034 gene encoding ABC transporter B family member 19-like, with the protein MYFHGARFSNYEALLGDPTHIKPSAQVVWPIVGQEILNGDVGGGFRGIQITSGFFQIWRASGIISELQLYYTAIGALIFIRILDCTYLRLKLDALTEFTATNERASAFLAESTNAIRAAESSWMGSRFVKRFLQGERQPASANRHGRQPSVQILSRLGKRIYWHLDNIRFNASDSPNHFLADSKSNQIDRNEEMLPLNFNSSINSSAIISCWKTSLKKSSESLSMEMVSDRKDSPKRDEKDIKKTMKGNPKALSLPLYSIFSFADALDCLLILVGTLGAVGTGLVLPIYLLLFIRVVNEIGLNTDKVPQYALHIVYLAIAAFVVAWAEISCWMYTAERQTTKMRYKYLEAILKQDVAVFDTQIRTGAILDSFSTDFLLIQESLGDKMASFVSHLATVLAGFSLSLSYEWSVGLVVLAIVPLVVAIGALYASLLSKLTYKGQTALGVAATIAEEVLSQIRTVYSYVGESKAMESYSKKLKTTVGLGYQEGLVKGVGVGIVKAIVYASWGMLCWYAGKLLRNGISNVGNTLTSIFNMLLGVVSIGYVVSTLTFIVKGGAAYNKIMEIINQTPILKDSLIDGLEADQLEGIIEFKNVGFSYPSRPDAIVLQNLNLLIPARKTVALVGSSGSGKSTMISLLEKFYEPTQGEIMVDGLDIKGLKTVWLRQQMGLVSQEPVLFSTSIKENILYGKEDANKEEVMAAAKASNAHDFITNFPEGYETKVGEKGVQLSGGQKQRIALARAIVKNPKILLLDEATSALDSASERLVQQALDELMIGRTTVVIAHRLSTIKNVDTIAVIKDGCIVEMGSHDQLMAKKGGGAYFSLVNLQAIDYTNNEIEQTVQVMPNPSEKQDPSIEAHIYESNENETKIVSKMGSEVMTSKGSTWRLLKMSAVDWPYAIMGMIGSTILGCLIPLLALFMAKSMAIFFIKNHSEMERKIVINTMVYLGIALTAFLGNALQQFCLGIIGTNLSKQVREKMLAAILRNEIAWFDKDENGSLQISSRISSDGTHVKAVIEELFVISQNLINMVASIIICFTAQWQFSLVLLATYPILAAGNIAQKMSANGFGGDQAKAHNEATVVAGEAVSNIRTLIAFNAEKKVLSLFQNLLSNPVRRSFRRGQIAGLIYGLSQLGLYCSYALALWNASRLVLNGTTTFSQVIVAYMVLNLASYTLSDTMTLAPDVVKSTQAVKSIFKILDRQTQMEPEDPQAINVQLLKGDIEFRKVKFCYPNRPQVVVFENLELKLEAGKSLALVGSSGCGKSSIIALIERFYDPTEGTVSIDEMDIRSYHLRSLRLKISLVQQESALFATSIRDNIVYGKENATEEEVINAARIANAHEFISKLPDGYGTLVGERGVEMSGGQKQRLAIARAVLKNPAILLLDEATSGLDAESERVVQEALERVMEGRTSIVVAHRLSTIKNVTSIAVVKEGRIAERGSHAELMATPHGEYSRLLNLKASHQAASIEQ; encoded by the exons AATCTACAAATGCTATTAGAGCAGCTGAGAGTTCTTGGATGGGGAGCAGATTTGTGAAAAGATTTTTGCAAGGAGAAAG GCAGCCGGCGTCTGCAAACAGACACGGCAGGCAGCCGAGTGTCCAAATTCTCAGCCGGCTCGGCAAAAGAATATACTGGCACTTAGATAATATAAGATTTAAC GCTTCGGATTCCCCGAATCATTTTCTTGCAGATTCAAAATCAAACCAGATCGACAGAAACGAAGAAATGCTTCCTCTTAACTTCAACTCATCTATCAATTCTTCAGCCATAATAAGTTGCTGGAAAACCAGTTTAAAGAAGTCTTCCGAAAGCCTTAGCATGGAAATGGTTTCTgatagaaaggatagtcctaaaagAGATGAAAAAGACATTAAAAAAACTATGAAGGGAAATCCAAAAGCTCTCTCTCTTCCACTCTATAGTATTTTCTCCTTTGCAGATGCCCTTGATTGCCTTCTCATACTTGTGGGAACGCTTGGAGCAGTTGGAACGGGTCTTGTCCTTCCCATCTACCTTTTATTATTCATTAGAGTTGTGAACGAAATAGGGCTAAATACAGATAAAGTGCCTCAG TATGCCTTGCATATAGTTTATCTCGCTATAGCAGCATTTGTTGTTGCATGGGCAG AGATATCGTGTTGGATGTATACTGCAGAGAGACAAACTACAAAGATGAGATATAAATATCTAGAAGCCATATTGAAGCAGGATGTGGCAGTGTTTGATACACAGATAAGGACTGGAGCTATTCTCGACAGCTTTTCTACTGATTTTCTTCTTATCCAGGAGTCTCTTGGTGATAAG ATGGCCAGCTTTGTGTCCCACCTAGCAACAGTCCTTGCTGGGTTTTCTTTATCGCTGAGTTATGAATGGAGTGTGGGTCTGGTTGTTCTTGCCATAGTACCACTGGTCGTTGCAATAGGGGCACTATATGCATCTCTTCTTTCCAAATTGACTTATAAAGGTCAAACGGCACTAGGGGTCGCGGCAACCATTGCCGAAGAA GTGCTTTCACAAATTCGAACCGTTTATTCCTATGTTGGGGAATCCAAAGCCATGGAATCTTATTCAAAAAAGCTAAAAACTACAGTTGGGCTGGGTTACCAAGAGGGACTTGTTAAAGGTGTTGGAGTGGGTATTGTAAAAGCCATAGTTTATGCTTCATGGGGCATGCTTTGCTGGTATGCGGGAAAACTATTGAGGAATGGCATTTCTAACGTTGGCAATACTCTGACCTCGATTTTTAACATGCTTTTGGGAGTAGT ATCCATAGGGTACGTGGTATCGACCCTAACATTCATAGTAAAGGGAGGGGCTGCATATAACAAAATAATGGAGATCATTAATCAGACACCAATCTTGAAAGACAGTTTGATTGATGGGCTTGAAGCAGATCAACTGGAAGGCATCATCGAATTTAAGAATGTTGGCTTCAGCTATCCCTCACGTCCTGATGCAATTGTTTTACAAAATCTTAATTTGCTGATACCTGCAAGAAAAACAGTAGCTCTCGTTGGTAGCAGTGGCTCCGGAAAGAGCACTATGATTTCTCTTTTGGAAAAGTTTTATGAACCTACTCAAG GAGAAATAATGGTAGATGGGCTTGACATTAAAGGCCTAAAAACAGTGTGGCTAAGACAACAGATGGGCCTGGTAAGTCAGGAGCCTGTTCTGTTTTCAACTAGTATAAAGGAAAACATATTGTATGGAAAGGAGGATGCGAACAAAGAAGAAGTGATGGCGGCTGCAAAGGCTTCCAATGCCCATGATTTTATTACCAACTTTCCCGAAGGATATGAGACCAAG GTTGGAGAAAAAGGAGTACAACTTTCTGGAGGGCAGAAACAAAGAATTGCACTGGCAAGAGCAATTGTGAAGAATCCAAAGATCTTACTGTTGGATGAAGCCACTAGTGCCCTTGATTCTGCTTCTGAGCGTCTCGTCCAGCAAGCACTCGATGAGCTTATGATTGGCAGAACAACAGTGGTGATAGCACACCGCTTATCTACTATTAAGAACGTCGATACCATAGCAGTTATAAAAGATGGGTGTATTGTGGAAATGGGAAGCCATGATCAACTAATGGCCAAAAAAGGTGGAGGCGCATATTTTTCTCTGGTAAACTTGCAGGCAATAGATTACACCAATAATGAGATAGAGCAGACAGTACAGGTGATGCCAAATCCAAG TGAGAAACAAGATCCAAGTATAGAAGCACATATATATGAAAGCAATGAGAATGAAACAAAGATAGTTTCAAAGATGGGGTCAGAAGTTATGACATCCAAGGGTTCCACCTGGAGATTGTTAAAAATGAGTGCAGTAGATTGGCCATATGCAATTATGGGCATGATTGGGTCCACAATTTTGGGTTGTCTTATTCCACTACTTGCTCTATTTATGGCTAAATCAATGGCAATTTTCTTCATAAAGAATCATTCTGAAATGGAGCGCAAGATTGTGATAAATACCATGGTGTATTTAGGCATTGCTCTCACTGCATTTTTGGGCAATGCTTTGCAACAGTTTTGCCTTGGGATAATCGGGACAAATTTAAGCAAACAAGTTCGAGAGAAGATGCTTGCAG CCATTTTGCGTAATGAAATAGCTTGGTTTGATAAAGATGAGAACGGTAGCCTTCAAATCTCCTCGCGAATTTCTTCGGATGGGACTCACGTAAAGGCTGTAATTGAAGAATTGTTTGTCATTTCTCAGAACTTGATCAATATGGTTGCTTCCATCATAATATGCTTTACAGCTCAGTGGCAATTCAGCTTAGTCCTCCTCGCCACATACCCCATTCTTGCTGCGGGAAACATTGCTCAG AAAATGTCAGCTAACGGATTTGGTGGGGATCAAGCCAAGGCGCACAACGAAGCCACCGTTGTGGCAGGCGAAGCAGTGAGCAATATCAGAACACTAATAGCATTCAACGCAGAGAAGAAAGTTCTGTCTTTATTTCAGAATTTGCTCTCTAATCCTGTGAGACGAAGCTTCAGAAGAGGCCAAATCGCAGGTTTGATATATGGGCTTTCTCAGCTGGGCTTGTATTGCTCATATGCTTTGGCTCTTTGGAATGCCTCAAGACTTGTTCTTAATGGAACGACCACCTTTTCTCAAGTTATTGTGGCATATATGGTACTGAATCTTGCTTCCTATACACTCTCTGATACAATGACTTTAGCTCCAGATGTTGTTAAAAGCACGCAAGCTGTGAAGTCGATCTTCAAAATCCTTGACAGGCAGACACAGATGGAGCCAGAAGATCCACAGGCAATCAATGTCCAACTCTTGAAGGGAGACATAGAGTTCAGGAAAGTAAAATTTTGTTATCCTAATCGACCACAAGTTGTAGTTTTTGAAAACCTAGAGCTGAAATTGGAGGCAGGAAAAAGCTTAGCCCTTGTGGGATCCAGTGGGTGCGGTAAGAGCTCCATCATTGCACTAATCGAGAGATTTTATGACCCAACTGAAGGAACTGTTTCGATTGATGAAATGGACATCAGGAGTTATCATCTACGCTCTCTGAGACTGAAGATTTCACTGGTGCAGCAAGAGTCTGCTCTTTTTGCTACTTCCATCAGAGATAACATTGTGTATGGAAAGGAAAACGCAACAGAAGAAGAGGTGATTAATGCTGCGAGAATCGCAAATGCCCATGAGTTTATCAGCAAATTGCCTGACGGGTATGGGACTTTGGTGGGTGAGAGAGGAGTGGAAATGTCAGGAGGGCAGAAACAGAGATTGGCAATAGCAAGGGCAGTACTGAAGAATCCTGCAATCCTGCTTTTGGATGAGGCTACCAGTGGATTGGATGCAGAGTCAGAGAGGGTTGTGCAGGAGGCCTTGGAGAGGGTGATGGAAGGCAGAACATCCATTGTTGTTGCTCATCGTCTCTCCACTATAAAAAATGTGACCTCCATTGCAGTGGTGAAGGAGGGAAGGATTGCAGAAAGGGGATCTCATGCAGAGCTCATGGCCACACCTCATGGCGAATACAGCAGATTGCTCAATCTTAAGGCTAGCCATCAAGCAGCATCGATTGAGCAATAG